A region of Lycium barbarum isolate Lr01 chromosome 3, ASM1917538v2, whole genome shotgun sequence DNA encodes the following proteins:
- the LOC132633178 gene encoding uncharacterized protein LOC132633178 isoform X1 — MGSLEVETEYQELPNASLEVKTEHQELPNASLEVKTEYEELRNARILENKVLTVQARMASLGIQKTIAELRARAQSAKRPWNKVDYFSAPLRCSNRLRGISPPPPSHPSPEALARRCTALKLCVRCHFCREKKLCGEEDCKRCGDLDMDQPCLGQTDCSICHSSSGIFCRRCLNSRYGEELSEVRANKEWICPHCTEEKGINPYWICNSRNCLEKRKMAPTERDTIYRARKMGYKSVAHLLMDQLKGAVEGR; from the exons ATGGGATCGCTAGAAGTGGAAACTGAGTATCAAGAACTCCCAAACGCATCGCTGGAAGTGAAAACTGAGCATCAAGAACTCCCAAACGCATCGCTAGAAGTGAAAACTGAGTATGAAGAGCTCCGAAACGCTCGAATCTTGGAAAACAAG GTACTTACTGTACAGGCTAGAATGGCCAGTCTTGGAATTCAAAAAACCATCGCAGAGCTTCGAGCTAGAGCACAATCGGCGAAGAGACCTTGGAACAAAGTGGACTACTTCTCTGCCCCTTTGCGTTGTTCCAATCGATTGAGAGGCATCTCTCCACCACCACCAT CGCACCCTTCACCGGAAGCTTTGGCTCGGCGTTGCACTGCTTTGAAACTGTGTGTTCGCTGTCACTTCTGCAG AGAAAAGAAATTGTGTGGTGAAGAAGATTGTAAACGTTGTGGTGATTTGGACATGGATCAGCCTTGCTTAG GCCAGACAGATTGTTCAATTTGTCATTCTAGCAGTGGTATTTTTTGCCGAAGATGTCTTAATAGCCGCTATGGTGAAG AACTGTCGGAGGTGAGAGCAAATAAAGAATGGATATGTCCTCATTGCACTGAAGAAAAAGGCATCAATCCATATTGGATATGTAACAG cCGAAATTGCCTAGAGAAGCGAAAGATGGCTCCAACTGAGAGGGACACTATATACAGAG CTAGAAAGATGGGATATAAATCAGTGGCACATCTGTTAATGGATCAGCTAAAGGGAGCAGTGGAAGGGAGATGA
- the LOC132633178 gene encoding uncharacterized protein LOC132633178 isoform X2 has translation MGSLEVETEYQELPNASLEVKTEHQELPNASLEVKTEYEELRNARILENKARMASLGIQKTIAELRARAQSAKRPWNKVDYFSAPLRCSNRLRGISPPPPSHPSPEALARRCTALKLCVRCHFCREKKLCGEEDCKRCGDLDMDQPCLGQTDCSICHSSSGIFCRRCLNSRYGEELSEVRANKEWICPHCTEEKGINPYWICNSRNCLEKRKMAPTERDTIYRARKMGYKSVAHLLMDQLKGAVEGR, from the exons ATGGGATCGCTAGAAGTGGAAACTGAGTATCAAGAACTCCCAAACGCATCGCTGGAAGTGAAAACTGAGCATCAAGAACTCCCAAACGCATCGCTAGAAGTGAAAACTGAGTATGAAGAGCTCCGAAACGCTCGAATCTTGGAAAACAAG GCTAGAATGGCCAGTCTTGGAATTCAAAAAACCATCGCAGAGCTTCGAGCTAGAGCACAATCGGCGAAGAGACCTTGGAACAAAGTGGACTACTTCTCTGCCCCTTTGCGTTGTTCCAATCGATTGAGAGGCATCTCTCCACCACCACCAT CGCACCCTTCACCGGAAGCTTTGGCTCGGCGTTGCACTGCTTTGAAACTGTGTGTTCGCTGTCACTTCTGCAG AGAAAAGAAATTGTGTGGTGAAGAAGATTGTAAACGTTGTGGTGATTTGGACATGGATCAGCCTTGCTTAG GCCAGACAGATTGTTCAATTTGTCATTCTAGCAGTGGTATTTTTTGCCGAAGATGTCTTAATAGCCGCTATGGTGAAG AACTGTCGGAGGTGAGAGCAAATAAAGAATGGATATGTCCTCATTGCACTGAAGAAAAAGGCATCAATCCATATTGGATATGTAACAG cCGAAATTGCCTAGAGAAGCGAAAGATGGCTCCAACTGAGAGGGACACTATATACAGAG CTAGAAAGATGGGATATAAATCAGTGGCACATCTGTTAATGGATCAGCTAAAGGGAGCAGTGGAAGGGAGATGA
- the LOC132633179 gene encoding uncharacterized protein LOC132633179 — translation MGRQGVKTEYEEVRKARILENQVRLASLGLQKTIAELRTITSKPQPEKKKHDKVDYFSTPLRRSNRVKDNSAPPSKGRMKDFSPEALARRCTRLKVALLCHICRRKEFCGEEDCKRCGALDMDSPCLGKTDCSICHSSYGVLCRGCLKGRYGEELEEVRANKGWVCPHCTEEKGINPYWICNSKYCLKKRKMARTVRNAILRGRKMGYKSVAHLLMDQLQQA, via the exons ATGGGAAGGCAAGGAGTGAAAACTGAGTACGAAGAAGTGCGAAAAGCTCGAATCTTGGAAAATCAG GTTAGATTGGCCAGCCTTGGACTTCAAAAAACCATTGCAGAGCTTCGAACAATCACTTCTAAACCACAACCAGAGAAGAAAAAACATGACAAAGTGGACTACTTCTCTACCCCTTTGCGCCGTTCCAATCGGGTGAAAGACAACTCTGCACCACCATCAAAAG GGAGAATGAAAGATTTTTCACCGGAAGCTTTGGCTCGACGATGCACCAGATTGAAAGTTGCTCTTCTCTGTCACATCTGCCG GAGAAAGGAATTTTGTGGTGAAGAAGATTGTAAACGATGTGGTGCGTTGGACATGGATTCACCTTGCTTAG GCAAGACAGATTGTTCAATTTGTCATTCTAGCTATGGTGTTCTTTGCCGAGGTTGTCTTAAGGGTCGATATGGTGAAG AACTGGAGGAGGTGAGAGCAAATAAAGGGTGGGTATGTCCTCATTGCACTGAAGAAAAAGGCATCAATCCATATTGGATATGTAACAG CAAATATTGCCTAAAGAAGCGAAAGATGGCTCGAACGGTCCGGAACGCGATACTTAGAG GTAGAAAGATGGGATACAAATCAGTGGCACATCTGTTAATGGATCAGCTTCAGCAAGCGTGA